Proteins encoded together in one Centropristis striata isolate RG_2023a ecotype Rhode Island chromosome 6, C.striata_1.0, whole genome shotgun sequence window:
- the LOC131973192 gene encoding myosin heavy chain, fast skeletal muscle-like isoform X16 translates to MSTDAEMAVYGKAAIYLRKPEKERIEAQNKPFDAKSACYVADAKELYLKGTITKKDGGKVTVKLLGSEEVGITKTVKEDDVSPMNPPKYDKIEDMAMMTHLNEASVLYNLKERYAAWMIYTYSGLFCATVNPYKWLPVYDAEVVSAYRGKKRMEAPPHIFSVSDNAFQFMLCDRENQSVLITGESGAGKTVNTKRVIQYFATISVGGEKKRDTSKGSLEDQIIAANPLLEAYGNAKTVRNDNSSRFGKFIRIHFGASGKLSSADIETYLLEKSRVTFQLPDERGYHIFYQMMTNHKPELIELSLITTNPYDFPMCSQGQITVASIDDKVELEATDNAIDILGFTGEEKMSIYKMTGAVLHHGNMKFKQKQREEQAEPDGTEDADKVAYLLGLNSADMLKALCYPRVKVGNEFVTKGQTVPQVNNAVPALAKSIYERMFLWMVIRINQMLDTKQPRQYFIGVLDIAGFEIFDYNSMEQLCINFTNEKLQQFFNHHMFVLEQEEYKKEGIIWEFIDFGMDLAACIELIEKPMGIFSILEEECMFPKATDTSFKNKLYDQHLGKNRAFEKPKPAKGKVEAHFSLVHYAGTVDYNISGWLDKNKDPLNESVIQLYQKSSVKLLNLLYPPVASASKKGGKKKGGSMQTVSSQFRENLGKLMTNLRSTHPHFVRCLIPNESKTPGLMENFLVIHQLRCNGVLEGIRICRKGFPSRILYADFKQRYKVLNASVIPEGQFIDNKKASEKLLGSIDVPHDEYRFGHTKVFFKAGLLGTLEEMRDEKLASLVTMTQAMCRGFLMRREFVKMMERKEAIYTIQYNVRSFMNVKHWPWMKVYYKIKPLLKSAETEKELAAMKENYEKMASDLATALAKKKELEEKMVSLLQEKNDLQLQVASEGENLSDAEERCEGLIKSKIQLEAKLKETTERLEDEEEINSELTAKKRKLEDECSELKKDIDDLELTLAKVEKEKHATENKVKNLTEEMASQDESIAKLTKEKKALQEAHQQTLDDLQAEEDKVNTLTKAKTKLEQQVDDLEGSLEQEKKLRMDLERAKRKLEGDLKLAQESIMDLENDKQQSDEKLKKKDFEVSQLLSKIEDEQSMGAQLQKKIKELQARIEELEEEIEAERAARAKVEKQRADLSRELEEISERLEEAGGATAAQIEMNKKREAEFQKLRRDLEESTLQHEATAAALRKKQADSVAELGEQIDNLQRVKQKLEKEKSEYKMEIDDLSSNMEAVAKAKGNLEKMCRTLEDQLSELKTKNDENVRQINDTSAQKARLLTENGEFGRQIEEKEALVSQLTRGKQAFTQQIEELKRQIEEEVKAKNALAHGLQSARHDCDLLREQFEEEQEAKAELQRGMSKANSEVAQWRSKYETDAIQRTEELEEAKKKLAQRLQEAEEQIEAVNSKCASLEKTKQRLQSEVEDLMIDVERANGLAANLDKKQRNFDKVLAEWKQKFEEGQAELEGAQKEARTLSTELFKMKNSYEEALDQLETMKRENKNLQQEISDLTEQIGETGKSIHELEKSKKQVETEKSEIQTALEEAEGTLEHEESKILRVQLELNQIKGEVDRKLAEKDEEMEQIKRNSQRVIDSMQSTLDSEVRSRNDALRIKKKMEGDLNEMEIQLSHANRQAAESQKQLRNVQAQLKDAQLHLDDAVRAQEDVKEQAAMVERRNGLMVAEIEELRAALEQTERSRKIAEQELVDASERVGLLHSQNTSLLNTKKKLETDLVQVQGEVDDTVQEARNAEDKAKKAITDAAMMAEELKKEQDTSAHLERMKKNLEVAVKDLQHRLDEAENLAMKGGKKQLQKLETRVRELETEVEAEQRRGADAVKGVRKYERRVKELTYQTEEDKKNVTRLQDLVDKLQLKVKAYKRQAEEAEEQANVHLSKCRKVQHELEEAEERADIAESQVNKMRAKSRDAGKVSTHQCCEK, encoded by the exons ATGAGTACCGACGCGGAGATGGCCGTTTACGGCAAGGCTGCCATTTACCTTCGTAAGCCAGAGAAGGAGAGGATTGAGGCTCAAAACAAACCTTTTGATGCCAAGAGTGCCTGCTACGTGGCCGATGCCAAGGAGCTGTACCTGAAGGGCACAATCACCAAGAAAGATGGTGGCAAAGTCACCGTCAAACTCCTGGGCTCTGAGGAGGTTGGTATCACAAA GACAGTTAAAGAAGATGACGTCTCTCCAATGAACCCTCCCAAGTACGACAAGATTGAGGACATGGCCATGATGACCCATCTCAATGAAGCCTCTGTGCTGTATAACCTCAAAGAGCGTTATGCAGCATGGATGATCTAC ACCTACTCTGGGTTGTTCTGTGCAACTGTGAACCCCTACAAGTGGCTCCCAGTGTACGATGCTGAAGTTGTCAGTGCCTACAGAGGCAAGAAGCGTATGGAGGCTCCACCCCATATCTTCTCCGTCTCTGACAACGCTTTCCAGTTCATGCTGTGTG ACAGGGAGAACCAGTCCGTCTTGATCAC TGGAGAGTCTGGTGCTGGAAAGACTGTGAACACAAAGCGTGTCATCCAGTACTTCGCAACAATCTCAGTTGGTGGAGAAAAGAAGAGGGACACCTCAAAG GGATCCCTTGAGGATCAGATTATTGCAGCCAATCCCCTGCTGGAGGCCTATGGTAACGCCAAAACTGTGAGGAATGACAACTCCTCTCGTTTC GGTAAATTCATCAGAATCCATTTCGGTGCAAGTGGTAAACTGTCTAGTGCTGATATTGAGACTT ATCTGCTGGAGAAGTCTAGAGTGACATTCCAGCTTCCCGATGAGAGAGGCTACCACATCTTCTACCAGATGATGACCAACCACAAACCCGAGCTGATTG AACTGTCTCTCATCACAACCAACCCCTACGACTTCCCCATGTGCAGTCAGGGTCAGATCACTGTGGCCAGTATTGATGACAAGGTTGAGCTGGAAGCCACTGAT AATGCCATTGACATCCTGGGCTTCACCGGAGAGGAGAAGATGAGCATCTACAAGATGACTGGTGCTGTGCTCCACCATGGTAACATGAAGTTCAAGCAGAAGCAGCGTGAGGAGCAGGCTGAGCCAGATGGCACAGAGG ATGCTGACAAGGTTGCTTACTTGCTGGGTCTGAACTCCGCTGACATGCTGAAGGCTCTGTGCTATCCCAGAGTGAAGGTCGGAAATGAGTTTGTCACCAAGGGACAGACTGTACCTCAG GTGAATAACGCTGTGCCTGCCCTGGCCAAGTCTATCTATGAGAGGATGTTCTTGTGGATGGTCATCCGTATCAACCAGATGTTGGACACCAAGCAGCCAAGGCAGTACTTCATTGGTGTGCTGGATATTGCTGGCTTTGAGATCTTTGAT TATAACAGCATGGAGCAGCTGTGCATCAACTTCACCAATGAGAAACTGCAACAGTTCTTCAACCACCACATGTTCGTCCTGGAGCAAGAGGAGTACAAGAAGGAGGGTATTATCTGGGAGTTCATTGACTTTGGCATGGACTTGGCTGCCTGCATTGAGCTGATTGAGAAG CCCATGGGCATCTTCTCCATCCTTGAAGAGGAGTGCATGTTCCCCAAGGCCACAGACACATCCTTCAAGAACAAGCTGTATGACCAGCATCTTGGCAAAAACAGAGCATTTGAGAAGCCCAAGCCCGCCAAGGGCAAGGTTGAGGCTCACTTCTCCCTGGTCCACTATGCTGGTACCGTGGACTACAATATCTCTGGCTGGCTGGACAAGAACAAGGACCCACTGAACGAGTCTGTTATTCAGCTGTACCAGAAGTCCTCAGTGAAACTGCTGAATCTTCTGTATCCCCCTGTT GCTAGCGCCAGCAAGAAGGGAGGCAAGAAGAAGGGTGGTTCTATGCAGACTGTGTCTTCACAGTTTAGG GAGAACTTGGGCAAGCTGATGACCAACTTGAGGAGCACCCATCCTCACTTTGTGCGCTGCCTGATTCCCAATGAGTCAAAGACTCCAG GTCTGATGGAGAACTTCCTGGTCATCCACCAGCTCAGGTGTAACGGTGTGCTGGAGGGTATCAGAATCTGCAGGAAAGGTTTCCCCAGCAGAATCCTCTATGCTGACTTCAAACAGAG GTACAAGGTACTGAATGCCAGTGTCATCCCTGAGGGCCAGTTCATTGACAACAAGAAGGCTTCAGAGAAGCTGCTTGGGTCAATTGATGTGCCCCATGATGAGTACAGATTCGGACACACCAAG GTGTTCTTCAAGGCTGGTCTGCTGGGTACCCTTGAGGAGATGAGAGATGAAAAACTTGCTTCTCTGGTCACCATGACTCAAGCTATGTGCCGTGGTTTCCTCATGAGGAGAGAGTTTGTGAAGATGATGGAGAGGAA GGAAGCCATCTATACCATCCAGTACAATGTTCGCTCATTCATGAATGTCAAACACTGGCCATGGATGAAGGTGTACTACAAGATCAAGCCTCTGCTGAAGAGTGCTGAGACTGAGAAGGAGCTGGCAGCTATGAAGGAGAACTACGAGAAAATGGCATCTGACTTGGCTACTGCCCTGGCCAAGAAGAAGGAACTGGAGGAGAAGATGGTCTCCCTTCTGCAGGAGAAGAATGATCTGCAGCTGCAAGTAGCATCT GAAGGAGAGAATCTGTCAGATGCTGAGGAGAGATGTGAGGGACTTATCAAGAGCAAGATTCAGCTGGAAGCCAAACTCAAAGAGACAACTGAGAGactggaggatgaagaggaaatCAATTCTGAGCTCACTGCCAAGAAGAGAAAGCTGGAGGATGAATGCTCTGAGCTCAAGAAGGATATTGATGACCTGGAGCTTACCTTGGCCAAAGTGGAGAAGGAGAAACATGCCACTGAGAACAAG GTGAAGAACCTGACTGAGGAGATGGCCTCTCAGGATGAGAGCATTGCTAAGCTGACCAAGGAAAAGAAGGCCCTTCAGGAGGCTCACCAGCAGACTCTTGATGACCTGCAGGCTGAGGAAGACAAAGTCAATACTCTGACCAAAGCAAAGACCAAGCTTGAGCAGCAAGTGGATGAT CTTGAGGGATCCCTGGAGCAAGAGAAGAAGCTGCGTATGGACCTTGAGAGAGCCAAGAGAAAGCTGGAGGGTGATCTCAAACTGGCTCAGGAATCCATCATGGATCTTGAGAATGACAAGCAGCAGTCTGATGAGAAACTTAAGAA GAAGGACTTTGAAGTCAGTCAGCTCCTTAGCAAGATTGAAGATGAGCAGTCAATGGGTGCTCAGCTTCAGAAGAAGATCAAGGAGCTCCAG GCCCGTATTGAGGAACTGGAGGAGGAGATTGAGGCTGAGCGCGCTGCTCGTGCCAAGGTTGAGAAGCAGAGAGCTGACCTCTCCAGGGAACTTGAGGAGATCAgcgagaggctggaggaggctggcgGCGCCACTGCTGCTCAGATTGAGATGAACAAGAAGCGTGAAGCTGAGTTCCAGAAGCTCCGTCGTGACCTCGAGGAGTCCACTCTGCAGCATGaagccactgctgctgctcttcgCAAGAAGCAGGCTGACAGCGTTGCTGAACTCGGAGAGCAGATCGACAACCTCCAGCGTGTCAAGCAGAAGCTTGAGAAGGAGAAGAGTGAATACAAGATGGAGATTGATGACCTCTCCAGCAACATGGAGGCTGTTGCTAAAGCAAAG GGAAATCTGGAAAAGATGTGCCGTACTCTTGAGGACCAACTTAGCGAACTGAAGACCAAGAATGATGAAAATGTCCGTCAAATCAATGACACAAGTGCACAGAAAGCCCGTCTCCTGACAGAAAATG GTGAGTTCGGCCGTCAAATTGAGGAGAAAGAAGCTCTTGTCTCCCAGCTGACCAGAGGCAAACAGGCCTTCACACAGCAGATTGAGGAGCTCAAGAGACAGATTGAAGAGGAGGTTAAG GCCAAGAATGCTCTTGCTCATGGACTGCAATCAGCCCGCCACGACTGTGACCTGCTGAGGGAGCAGtttgaggaggagcaggaggccaAGGCTGAGCTGCAGCGTGGAATGTCCAAGGCCAACAGTGAGGTGGCTCAGTGGAGATCCAAGTATGAAACTGATGCTATCCAGCGCACTGAGGAGCTTGAGGAAGCCAA GAAAAAGCTTGCTCAGCGCCTTCAGGAGGCTGAGGAGCAGATTGAGGCCGTGAATTCCAAGTGTGCTTCTCTTGAGAAGACCAAACAGAGGCTCCAGAGTGAGGTGGAGGACCTCATGATTGATGTGGAGAGGGCCAATGGACTGGCTGCTAACCTGGACAAGAAGCAGAGGAACTTTGACAAG GTGTTGGCAGAGTGGAAGCAGAAGTTTGAGGAGGGTCAGGCAGAGCTTGAGGGAGCACAGAAGGAGGCTCGTACTCTCAGCACTGAGCTGTTCAAGATGAAGAACTCTTATGAGGAAGCTCTGGATCAGCTGGAGACCATGAAGCGTGAAAACAAGAACCTGCAGC AGGAGATCTCAGATCTGACTGAACAGATTGGTGAGACTGGCAAGAGCATCCATGAGCTGGAGAAGTCCAAGAAGCAGGTGGAGACAGAGAAGTCTGAGATCCAGACAGCTCTTGAGGAGGCTGAG GGAACTCTGGAGCACGAGGAGTCTAAGATCCTGCGTGTCCAGCTGGAGCTCAACCAGATTAAGGGTGAGGTGGACAGGAAGCTGGCAGAGAAAGATGAGGAGATGGAGCAGATCAAGAGGAACAGCCAGAGGGTGATTGACTCCATGCAGAGCACCCTTGATTCCGAGGTCAGGAGCAGGAATGATGCCCTGAGAATCAAGAAGAAGATGGAGGGAGACCTGAATGAGATGGAGATTCAGCTGAGCCACGCCAATCGCCAGGCTGCTGAGTCCCAGAAGCAGCTCAGGAATGTGCAGGCACAGCTGAAG GATGCCCAACTGCACCTTGACGATGCTGTCAGAGCTCAGGAAGACGTGAAGGAACAAGCTGCTATGGTGGAACGCAGGAACGGTCTCATGGTTGCTGAAATTGAGGAACTTAGAGCTGCTCtggaacagacagagagaagccGCAAAATCGCTGAGCAGGAGCTGGTGGACGCCAGTGAGCGTGTTGGACTTCTGCACTCTCAG AACACAAGCCTTCTGAACACCAAGAAGAAGCTTGAGACTGacctggtccaggtccagggTGAGGTGGATGACACTGTTCAGGAAGCAAGAAATGCAGAGGATAAGGCCAAGAAGGCCATCACCGAT GCTGCTATGATGGCTGAGGAGCTGAAGAAGGAGCAGGATACCAGCGCTCACCtggagaggatgaagaagaacCTTGAGGTCGCAGTCAAGGACCTGCAGCATCGTCTGGATGAGGCTGAGAACCTGGCCATGAAGGGTGGCAAGAAGCAGCTGCAGAAACTTGAGACAAGG GTGCGTGAGCTGGAGACTGAGGTTGAGGCTGAGCAGAGACGTGGAGCAGATGCTGTTAAGGGTGTCCGCAAATACGAGAGGAGGGTGAAGGAACTCACCTATCAG ACTGAGGAGGACAAGAAAAATGTCACCAGGCTGCAGGATCTGGTTGACAAGCTGCAGCTTAAGGTGAAGGCCTACAAGAGGCAGGCTGAGGAGGCG GAGGAGCAGGCCAACGTTCATCTGTCCAAGTGCAGGAAGGTCCAGCAtgagctggaggaggctgaggaGCGCGCTGACATTGCAGAGTCCCAGGTCAACAAGATGAGAGCCAAGAGCCGTGATGCTGGCAAGGTAAGTACGCATCAGTGTTGTGAAAAATAA